The segment GAGTCCTCGTCAGGGGCTCCCACGGGTCGGGAAAGAGTGCCCTGCTGGGAAACATCCGCCGGCTGGCCCGGGTACCCGTCGTCGAAGTACCCGTGGGAACGACCCTCGAGAACCTCCTCGGCTCGATCGATCTCGGCATGATGCTGAAAGAGGGGCGCGAAGCCCGCCGCAGCGGACTGCTCGAGAGGGCGTCGGGCGGTATCCTGATGATCGACGACATCTCCTGCCTGCCCGAGGAGACGGCGGCCGAGATCCTCTCCGGCCCCCTGTCAGGAGGGTATCGCGTCTTCGCATGCTCGGGCGTGGATCCTGGTTCCCCGAGACCCGCCGTTGCCGACAGATTCGACCTGGCTGTCACGATGGAACCGCTGGCGACCGCGGAGGACAGGCTTGGCGCCCTCAGGGCCCATTTCAGCAGGAGCTCGTCGGAGACAGCGATCGAGTCGCTCCTCGAAGGATCGCGGGCACATCTCGAGCGGATCAGGATGCCGTCCTGGCTCGTGCCCGCGGCAGCAGTCGCCGCCGCCAGCCTGAAGCTGGACGGCCACCGCGGCGAAACCGCACTCGTGAGGGCGTCTCTGGCTCTTGCGGCACTGCGCAGGGAACCGGCCGCAGACGAGAGACACCTGATCGGCGTCGCACCCCTCGCATTCTGTCACAGAACGCGCAACTGCGGACTAGAGGCTCCTCCCTCGGCGAAAGAGGCGGCCGCTGCAGTCAGGTCGGCCGTCTCCGCCGTACGGGACGGTCTGAAGACGACCCGGCAGATCGACATCGACGAGATGGCCGCGCGTATCATGGAGGCAGCCAGGAACGCATTCTCTACTGCTCCATCCGGTTCCGGCCCGGGTTCGGCCAGGGTCGGCCTGCTCGATCCGGTGCCGCCATCCGGTGGGTTCCCTCCGGGGCTTTCGCGGAAGCTGGAAACGGCGATCCTTCGATACTCCACCCGGAACGGGAGTCGGAGAGTCGGTACGGTCGGCAGGAAGGCAGGCGTTTCGAGGGAGTCCGCGAGCGGCAGGCAGTACCGCATCGCCCCCGTGGAGGCCGCTTGTGAGATGGATCTCCTGCAGACCGCCAGGCTGGCGGTCCGCCGAGGCATGAGACCTCCACTGCTGCCGATGCCGAGTGAGTACTGGAGGCGTTGGGAGAGGCACCAGCGGCCCTCTGCCGTCGCCATCCTCGTCGTGGATGCCAGCCGTTCCTCTTCGGGATACCTCGCAGGGCTGGGAGCCACTGTCGAATCCATGTTCGAGAGGGTTCTCGACGGATACTCCAGGATAGGGCTGGTCACGATCGAATCCGGAAAGCCGGTTCTCGTGTCCGCTCCCACCCGCAACAGGCTCCGTGTGCTCGGGAAGCTCGGCGAGCTCTCGCCGTCAGGGGCGACTCCGCTGGCCGAGGCACTGCTGCTGGCGGGGCGGGAGCTCGAGAAGGCCGGCAGGGCCGGTCCTGCAAGAGGTTTCGTACTGCTGGTCTCCGACTGTTATCCGGAGCCGTTTCCGCCCGGGGATCCCTGGGGGAGCAGCGCCTACGAAGCCGCGCGGAACGCGGGCGCCTTCCTGGGGAGGATGGGTTTCCCGATCGTGGTCATAGACCCGATGTCGTCCACGGCCGATTACATCGAAAAGAGCCCGGGACGCCGTCTCGGAAGGTATCTCGCATCGGTGTCCGGGGGAGATCTCGTGCCGATCCCCGCCATGAAGATGCCAAACCATGCGCGAAGCATCGCCGACATCTTGAGAGCGTCGAGGCGGGAGCCCGGGGACAGGCGGACCCTCGACGAGGCTTCGGCTGCACTGTTCGAAACGCTGCAGAGGCTCTCGGGCATGTAGCCGGGCCGGGGTGGTGAAGAAGGCGCGGGGGCTGTAGTTTCCGGCGGGGTCGGGGTAAGCCCGTCGATGATCCGGTCTGCGCCGCGGAGGGATTGCGATGAAGCCATGGACGCCGGTGCCCGCCGCCGTTCTCGC is part of the Candidatus Fermentibacter sp. genome and harbors:
- a CDS encoding VWA domain-containing protein; amino-acid sequence: MLIGLVDQGISGVLVRGSHGSGKSALLGNIRRLARVPVVEVPVGTTLENLLGSIDLGMMLKEGREARRSGLLERASGGILMIDDISCLPEETAAEILSGPLSGGYRVFACSGVDPGSPRPAVADRFDLAVTMEPLATAEDRLGALRAHFSRSSSETAIESLLEGSRAHLERIRMPSWLVPAAAVAAASLKLDGHRGETALVRASLALAALRREPAADERHLIGVAPLAFCHRTRNCGLEAPPSAKEAAAAVRSAVSAVRDGLKTTRQIDIDEMAARIMEAARNAFSTAPSGSGPGSARVGLLDPVPPSGGFPPGLSRKLETAILRYSTRNGSRRVGTVGRKAGVSRESASGRQYRIAPVEAACEMDLLQTARLAVRRGMRPPLLPMPSEYWRRWERHQRPSAVAILVVDASRSSSGYLAGLGATVESMFERVLDGYSRIGLVTIESGKPVLVSAPTRNRLRVLGKLGELSPSGATPLAEALLLAGRELEKAGRAGPARGFVLLVSDCYPEPFPPGDPWGSSAYEAARNAGAFLGRMGFPIVVIDPMSSTADYIEKSPGRRLGRYLASVSGGDLVPIPAMKMPNHARSIADILRASRREPGDRRTLDEASAALFETLQRLSGM